A part of Vulpes vulpes isolate BD-2025 chromosome 15, VulVul3, whole genome shotgun sequence genomic DNA contains:
- the SLC19A1 gene encoding reduced folate transporter isoform X1, producing the protein MVKGARVEVGGARLVAQARRVCSWGSSLSRAVQPRPAPTCLVCACRTGIASSGAAGGPGSMVPSGALAQKQEALEPGPDAERKPWRCLVFYLCFYGFMAQLRPGESFITPYLLGPDKNFTLEQVTNEITPVLSYCYLLVLVPVFLLTDYLRYKPVLVLQGLSYVAVWLLLLLGTSVRHMQAMELFYSVTMAARIAYSSYVFSLVHPARYQRMAGYSRAAVLLGVFTSSVLGQLLVTLGRVSFSTLNYISLGLLIFSLVLALFLKRPRRSLFFNRGAPGRSGASPSELDRMNPDAPQGAALLGAWWDWTLVRMLRELGHSLRQPQLRLWSLWWVFNSAAYYLIVYYAHILWNVVHTATVYNGAADAASTLLGAITSFSAGFVKIRWALWAKLVIASVTAVQAGLVFLMYSTNSIWLCYVAFVLFRGAYQFLVPIATFQIASSLSKELCALVFGVNTFLATVLKTIITLIVSDKRGLGLPVHSQFLIYFGYFLVLFVIYLLGAMLVIVQHVQEARRAPPEPGSPAEKAMPMLSTHSSGLSNLQPTAPPQTSPEQHPQPEAKA; encoded by the exons ATGGTCAAGGGAGCCAGGGTCGAGGTCGGGGGAGCCAGGCTCGTGGCCCAGGCACGCAGGGTGTGCTCCTGGGGTTCTTCACTCTCCCGGGCCGTCCAGCCACGTCCAGCCCCCACCTGCCTGGTCTGCGCGTGCAG GACCGGCATCGCCTCctccggggctgcggggggcccGGGCAGCATGGTGCCCTCCGGCGCGCTGGCGCAGAAGCAGGAGGCCCTGGAGCCCGGGCCGGACGCGGAGCGCAAGCCCTGGAGGTGCCTGGTGTTCTACTTGTGCTTCTACGGCTTCATGGCCCAGCTGCGGCCGGGGGAGAGCTTCATCACGCCCTACCTCCTGGGCCCCGATAAGAACTTCACGCTGGAGCAG GTCACCAACGAGATCACGCCGGTGCTGTCGTACTGCTacctgctggtgctggtgcccGTGTTCCTGCTCACCGACTACCTGCGCTACAAGCCGGTGCTGGTGCTGCAGGGCCTGAGCTACGTGGCcgtgtggctgctgctgctgctgggcacGTCGGTGCGGCACATGCAGGCCATGGAGCTCTTCTACAGCGTCACCATGGCCGCACGCATCGCCTACTCGTCCTACGTCTTCTCGCTCGTGCACCCCGCCCGCTACCAGCGCATGGCCGGCTACTCACGCGCGGCCGTGCTGCTCGGCGTCTTCACCAGCTCCGTGCTGGGCCAGCTGCTCGTCACCCTGGGCCGCGTGTCCTTCTCCACGCTCAACTACATCTCGCTGGGGCTGCTCATCTTCAGCCTGGTCCTCGCCCTGTTCCTCAAGCGCCCCCGGCGCAGCCTCTTCTTCAACCGCGGCGCCCCGGGCCGGAGCGGGGCCTCGCCCTCCGAGCTGGACCGCATGAACCCGGACGCCCCGCAGGGCGCGGCGCTGCTGGGGGCCTGGTGGGACTGGACGCTGGTGCGCATGCTCCGGGAGCTGGGGCACAGCCTGCGGCAGCCGCAGCTGCGCCTCTGGTCCCTCTGGTGGGTCTTTAACTCGGCGGCCTACTATCTGATCGTCTACTACGCGCACATCCTGTGGAACGTGGTCCACACCGCCACCGTCTACAACGGCGCGGCCGACGCCGCGTCCACGCTGCTGG GTGCCATCACCTCCTTCTCCGCGGGCTTCGTGAAGATCCGCTGGGCGCTGTGGGCGAAGCTGGTGATCGCGAGCGTGACGGCGGTGCAGGCGGGGCTGGTGTTCCTCATGTACAGCACCAACAGCATCTGGCTGTGCTACGTGGCCTTCGTGCTCTTCCGTGGGGCCTACCAGTTCCTGGTGCCCATCGCCAC TTTTCAGATCGCGTCTTCCCTCTCTAAGGAGCTCTGTGCCCTGGTCTTCGGGGTCAACACATTCCTCGCCACCGTCCTCAAGACCATCATCACCCTCATTGTTTCTGACAAGCGGGGCCTGGGCCTCCCGGTCCACTCGCAG TTCCTCATCTACTTCGGGTACTTCCTCGTGCTGTTTGTCATCTACCTCTTGGGGGCCATGCTGGTGATCGTGCAGCACGTCCAGGAGGCCCGCCGTGCGCCCCCGGAGCCAGGTAGCCCTGCAGAGAAGGCCATGCCCATGCTGAGCACACACAGCAGTGGCCTTAGCAACCTGCAGCCCACAGCCCCGCCACAGACCTCCCCGGAGCAGCACCCGCAGCCCGAGGCCAAAGCCTGA
- the SLC19A1 gene encoding reduced folate transporter isoform X2: MVPSGALAQKQEALEPGPDAERKPWRCLVFYLCFYGFMAQLRPGESFITPYLLGPDKNFTLEQVTNEITPVLSYCYLLVLVPVFLLTDYLRYKPVLVLQGLSYVAVWLLLLLGTSVRHMQAMELFYSVTMAARIAYSSYVFSLVHPARYQRMAGYSRAAVLLGVFTSSVLGQLLVTLGRVSFSTLNYISLGLLIFSLVLALFLKRPRRSLFFNRGAPGRSGASPSELDRMNPDAPQGAALLGAWWDWTLVRMLRELGHSLRQPQLRLWSLWWVFNSAAYYLIVYYAHILWNVVHTATVYNGAADAASTLLGAITSFSAGFVKIRWALWAKLVIASVTAVQAGLVFLMYSTNSIWLCYVAFVLFRGAYQFLVPIATFQIASSLSKELCALVFGVNTFLATVLKTIITLIVSDKRGLGLPVHSQFLIYFGYFLVLFVIYLLGAMLVIVQHVQEARRAPPEPGSPAEKAMPMLSTHSSGLSNLQPTAPPQTSPEQHPQPEAKA, from the exons ATGGTGCCCTCCGGCGCGCTGGCGCAGAAGCAGGAGGCCCTGGAGCCCGGGCCGGACGCGGAGCGCAAGCCCTGGAGGTGCCTGGTGTTCTACTTGTGCTTCTACGGCTTCATGGCCCAGCTGCGGCCGGGGGAGAGCTTCATCACGCCCTACCTCCTGGGCCCCGATAAGAACTTCACGCTGGAGCAG GTCACCAACGAGATCACGCCGGTGCTGTCGTACTGCTacctgctggtgctggtgcccGTGTTCCTGCTCACCGACTACCTGCGCTACAAGCCGGTGCTGGTGCTGCAGGGCCTGAGCTACGTGGCcgtgtggctgctgctgctgctgggcacGTCGGTGCGGCACATGCAGGCCATGGAGCTCTTCTACAGCGTCACCATGGCCGCACGCATCGCCTACTCGTCCTACGTCTTCTCGCTCGTGCACCCCGCCCGCTACCAGCGCATGGCCGGCTACTCACGCGCGGCCGTGCTGCTCGGCGTCTTCACCAGCTCCGTGCTGGGCCAGCTGCTCGTCACCCTGGGCCGCGTGTCCTTCTCCACGCTCAACTACATCTCGCTGGGGCTGCTCATCTTCAGCCTGGTCCTCGCCCTGTTCCTCAAGCGCCCCCGGCGCAGCCTCTTCTTCAACCGCGGCGCCCCGGGCCGGAGCGGGGCCTCGCCCTCCGAGCTGGACCGCATGAACCCGGACGCCCCGCAGGGCGCGGCGCTGCTGGGGGCCTGGTGGGACTGGACGCTGGTGCGCATGCTCCGGGAGCTGGGGCACAGCCTGCGGCAGCCGCAGCTGCGCCTCTGGTCCCTCTGGTGGGTCTTTAACTCGGCGGCCTACTATCTGATCGTCTACTACGCGCACATCCTGTGGAACGTGGTCCACACCGCCACCGTCTACAACGGCGCGGCCGACGCCGCGTCCACGCTGCTGG GTGCCATCACCTCCTTCTCCGCGGGCTTCGTGAAGATCCGCTGGGCGCTGTGGGCGAAGCTGGTGATCGCGAGCGTGACGGCGGTGCAGGCGGGGCTGGTGTTCCTCATGTACAGCACCAACAGCATCTGGCTGTGCTACGTGGCCTTCGTGCTCTTCCGTGGGGCCTACCAGTTCCTGGTGCCCATCGCCAC TTTTCAGATCGCGTCTTCCCTCTCTAAGGAGCTCTGTGCCCTGGTCTTCGGGGTCAACACATTCCTCGCCACCGTCCTCAAGACCATCATCACCCTCATTGTTTCTGACAAGCGGGGCCTGGGCCTCCCGGTCCACTCGCAG TTCCTCATCTACTTCGGGTACTTCCTCGTGCTGTTTGTCATCTACCTCTTGGGGGCCATGCTGGTGATCGTGCAGCACGTCCAGGAGGCCCGCCGTGCGCCCCCGGAGCCAGGTAGCCCTGCAGAGAAGGCCATGCCCATGCTGAGCACACACAGCAGTGGCCTTAGCAACCTGCAGCCCACAGCCCCGCCACAGACCTCCCCGGAGCAGCACCCGCAGCCCGAGGCCAAAGCCTGA